From a single Plutella xylostella chromosome 5, ilPluXylo3.1, whole genome shotgun sequence genomic region:
- the LOC105390213 gene encoding uncharacterized protein LOC105390213 yields the protein MTLHWWMHWFWVTLLVTLFSSGWTAPQSEPTPEMIQDASPTPHEGRQGRAMYFAKTTLTPATKPPPALNITDQPPPFDQKPNITLTTNNTKETNATEIVHPAFLVPDKTADAEDQINNNTKTMTVAKTNNTVADNATVPPNKKRNNLTRHPEVKEIETNLEGAVESRIVTEKPLSLETAFLQTRIPPNVESSRRVIDQSERGMDTGEIAGISFAALVLVALAGSTAFVLYRRRYLNKPQTLNDKCSNPDSSGYLDDSTIRDNSEEMYSLDNDSFLNSLEAMTIQNYWTDTVKHTKL from the exons TTAGCAGCGGATGGACTGCCCCGCAAAGTGAGCCGACACCTGAGATGATACAAGACGCCTCGCCGACTCCGCACGAGGGGCGGCAGGGCAGGGCCATGTACTTCGCGAAAACCACCCTGACCCCCGCCACCAAACCACCACCAGCTTTAAACATAACCGACCAACCACCGCCATTTGACCAAAAACCTAACATTACGCTTACTACTAATAACACAAAAGAAACGAACGCGACAGAAATAGTCCATCCGGCCTTCCTTGTGCCGGATAAAACCGCAGACGCTGAGGaccaaattaataataataccaagACCATGACAGTAGCTAAAACCAACAATACGGTAGCAGACAACGCCACCGTCCCCCCAAACAAGAAACGGAACAATTTAACACGACACCCAGAAGTCAAGGAAATAGAAACCAACTTGGAAGGCGCGGTTGAGAGCAGAATCGTCACTGAGAAACCGCTGTCCCTAGAAACTGCGTTTCTGCAAACCAGAATACCTCCGAATGTGGAATCATCTAGAAGGGTGATAGACCAATCGGAGCGTGGCATGGACACTGGGGAGATAGCCGGCATATCGTTTGCGGCGCTGGTATTGGTTGCTTTAGCCGGCAGCACAGCGTTTGTGCTGTACCGGCGGAGGTACCTGAACAAACCGCAGACTTTGAATGACAAATGCTCGAATCCCGACTCCAGCGGGTATTTGGATGACAGCACGATACGA GACAACTCGGAGGAGATGTACAGCCTGGACAACGACTCGTTCCTCAACTCGCTGGAGGCCATGACCATCCAGAACTACTGGACCGACACCGTCAAACACACCAAGCTGTGA
- the LOC105383842 gene encoding acireductone dioxygenase, with amino-acid sequence MVRAWYFNDDGSDRRSKHRKDPPEYVSVEELFTNVGVECYRIDVSTYDNDCILAEIKKKRGYKYEDQLICTKENFNNIKSYYKEHKHAEEEMRLVYAGSGYFDVRDQQERWIRIFVTAGDMVVIPSGCYHRFTHDYNEYIHLKRFFLNDPVWKATLRSAGEGDSRPTHATPVQQELLQAAN; translated from the exons ATGGTGCGAGCGTGGTATTTCAATGACGATGGCAGCGACCGGCGTTCAAAACATCGGAAGGACCCACCCGAGTATGTGTCTGTGGAGGAATTGTTTACGAACGTTGGGGTTGAATGTTACAGG ATAGATGTTAGCACATACGACAATGATTGTATCCTCGCCGAAATAAAGAAAAAGAGAGGCTACAAATATGAAGACCAACTAATATGCACTAAGGAAAATTTTAACAACATTAAATCCTATTACAAGGAGCATAAACATGCTGAAGAAGAAatgag ACTAGTGTACGCTGGTAGCGGGTACTTCGACGTGAGGGACCAGCAGGAGCGATGGATCCGTATCTTCGTGACTGCAGGAGACATGGTAGTCATACCCAGCGGCTGCTACCATCGCTTCACGCACGATTACAAT GAATACATCCACCTGAAACGGTTCTTCCTGAACGACCCAGTGTGGAAGGCGACCCTGAGGTCTGCAGGCGAGGGCGACTCCCGACCGACCCACGCTACCCCGGTCCAACAAGAGCTCTTGCAGGCAGCTAATTAG